AGAATCGCATAGCGGTTTAAAACAACATTGGTTCTTGCTTGGGTTAATAGATATTCTGCATCTAAAAAGTCGCTTGTGCTTTGGATTCTCTCTTTGTAGCGATTTTTGGAAATGCGGTAGTTTTCTTCAGCTTGAGTGAGAGCGCTTAAAGCAACTTGGTAAGCATTTAAAGAAAGATTATAAGTTTCTAGGGCGGAGAAAAGTTGCAAATCTAAATCTTCTAATAAAGTAATCCTTTGGCTCTCAAAAGCAAGTTTATTGACTTTGGTTGATTCTAAGGTGTATTTGTCGTTAAATCCATTAAAAAGATTGAGATTGATTTGTAAGGTAATCATTGTTTCATCATTGTAGGTATTGGATCTTTTAGAAAGTCTATAATCTTCTCCATAACGCGTATAATCTCCAATAATATTAATATTGGGTAGAAAATTCCCTTTAGCACTTTTAACCAAATAATCTTTACTTTGAATTACCGAATCTAAGAAAAGCAATTCAGATCGCTTTTGATACATTAAATTTTTAAGTGTTGATTCTATGAGAGTGGGTTGGTGGAGTGTGAGTTCAACTAAGTCTTTTAGATTAATTTTAGTGCGTGTGTAGCGTTCAAGATTTTTTAGGGAATAGGCTAAATTACTTTTAGCACTTAGTAAGGCTTGGATAGAGTTATTAAGCTCAACTTCGACTTTCAATAAGTCATTTTTAGGAATCAAGCCAACTTTATAAAATTCCGCACTTTCTCGCCTTTGTTCTTCTAGGAGTGCTTTAGATTGTTCGGCAACAATAACATTTTGCTTTTGCCTTAAAACATCAATATAAGCAGTTTTAACAAGTAAAATAATATCTTCTTTAGTGGCTTGGAGTTGGTGTTCTTGTGCTTTTGAGAGAGATTCATAACTTGCAAGATTGTAATAATCACTTAAACCATTAAAAAGATTAAATTGGATATTTGCCCCAATATTTCCTGAAGTTTTTCTGCTGCGTTGGCTTGAGATTTTGTTGGTTCTATCGGTTGAATAAGTGGCATTAATAGAGGGATAAAATGGGCTTTGATAAGTTTTGTAGTTGTATTGTGCTTCTTTTAAGAGAAATTCTTGCTCTTTGATAGCGTGGTTTGCTTTGAGTGTTAGATCAATAGCTTCTTGCAAACTAAGAGTGTAGCCAAAACTAGTTAAAATACATAAAAATAAGAGAGTTTTAAGCGACATTTTTTACCTCTTTTTTGATGAAAAATGAAAGAAGACAAGGAATTAAGAAAATAGTAAGAAATGTGGATAATCCCAATCCACCTAAAATAACCGCTCCAAGTCCCCGATAGATTTCGCTTCCAGCACCTGGTGCGATGACAAGTGGTAGCATACCAAAAAGTGAAGTGAGTGTGCTCATATAAATAGGGCGAATCCTAACTTGCACGGCATTTAAAATGGCTTCTTGATAATCCATACCATAAAGTCTAATATTGTGTAAAGATTGATAAACAATTAAGATTGCATTATTAACCACGGTTCCTACAAGAATAATAAAACCAAGCATAGTTAAGACATCTAAGGGTTGGTCGGCAATGAATTGATTAGTAAGCCATAATCCTAAGATTCCTCCCCCAAGGGCTAGAGGGATTGTAAAGAGAATAATCAAAGGATAAATAAAGTCCTCATATAAGGCTGCCATTAAGAGATAAGTGATAAAAACTGCTAAAATAAATCCTCCCTCCAAAGCTGTTCTAATTTTGGTGAGTTGATCG
This portion of the Helicobacter canadensis MIT 98-5491 genome encodes:
- a CDS encoding TolC family protein, whose amino-acid sequence is MSLKTLLFLCILTSFGYTLSLQEAIDLTLKANHAIKEQEFLLKEAQYNYKTYQSPFYPSINATYSTDRTNKISSQRSRKTSGNIGANIQFNLFNGLSDYYNLASYESLSKAQEHQLQATKEDIILLVKTAYIDVLRQKQNVIVAEQSKALLEEQRRESAEFYKVGLIPKNDLLKVEVELNNSIQALLSAKSNLAYSLKNLERYTRTKINLKDLVELTLHQPTLIESTLKNLMYQKRSELLFLDSVIQSKDYLVKSAKGNFLPNINIIGDYTRYGEDYRLSKRSNTYNDETMITLQINLNLFNGFNDKYTLESTKVNKLAFESQRITLLEDLDLQLFSALETYNLSLNAYQVALSALTQAEENYRISKNRYKERIQSTSDFLDAEYLLTQARTNVVLNRYAILQALAEIERITQTPQVLN